A DNA window from Thermococcus sp. 4557 contains the following coding sequences:
- a CDS encoding helicase-related protein: MDTIISKDEFKLKFLEEISRHSRSDTVENLYNLLKEEIIKIRAYTRGRLHSKLYLFNEDDGPAAIVGSSNLTSAGLSKNKELNLMLRDVETIKELDRWFEELWEESEDIQEEILELIEAGRRIGLNFGKFVTPKQLFKILVWKWFDGMIEPVEKKEVLAEFQLIGVINAIRIISEFNGVIIADSVGLGKSFIGATIIEEYLRGKLPNWDPNRFGIKKERKALLILPPSLIPQWEYLFTSGEYFFSRSEGFYLKHIPSDSARFQRYIIFHKTKGELGEIAFLSMDKFSTYSQEEIISMGLNYDYDLILIDEAHRLRNRATKRWKNARMLRFKDKSIPYQNKFILLTATPLNNTIWDIYNLIKVFSDDFFSAFKSKGIDITQLFMEFREAKKKWKEDPLKYEAQLQRIAQKIKEEVLDNTMILRTRKYILQTFGKDGKIKIGERKLIFQDPKPERVTYKEISGGPYKRYWEFIRVLPEYFEKLEFEYVNLYTSGYIVLGSTPEETTPAQAEEEFIKVSLSSILKLLLAKRIESSIFAFERTLNKMYDKNRSIYTTLKRYIPKLKVAKTNRVEFDRYVLSLGEELLSVLGKKDVESSLLGELGGEAETYNTKLMILSKFIEKGVQIQLPEFKTTEELLHYIHKKHLEQALIMGITTVSTKIKSDITVMGDILSKLEEVKVRKASSNEPEELGYLTDETEKVPIYSYYDPKLERLKEIIKTEFLRRKYIIFTQYKDTAKYLHAALKQWIPHQAVLQYLIQEGNKLKIGLVTGELDVEQKEHIIKRFAPIANNSRDVAEKYGEIEILISTDSLSEGVNLQDADAVINYDLPWNPMIIVQRVGRVSRIGNEKEVIVKNFFPAEEIEITLGVLSKLKEKIKDITILVGKEFQILSSDEDVSLETFGEKLKSLAELSLSQLEETSQSEEFKLIKGGMPKDVVEEFELLDYIQNELGLTKKDFEEIKDLLHFNRPLYTFLNTKKLFGVVEIHQGKRVTGKKVLVVDEKGVSEMGCTALKQLWHEPGTLKPPNLLTLEEQLNALHRYSKNTLLARHSKGSPLKGFIAEIYRTLEQHTVQAILTKDVTPERIKLAKTYLSMAELSTSEIKELKEHLLRTGGLKTRGKKLVLADFPKLVNGIIEYFDRFHSNITDKNVSYKLIGWWT; the protein is encoded by the coding sequence GTGGACACTATCATTTCAAAAGATGAATTTAAATTAAAATTCTTAGAGGAGATTTCTAGGCACTCACGTTCAGACACTGTCGAGAACCTTTATAATCTGCTAAAAGAAGAGATTATAAAAATCCGAGCCTATACTCGAGGAAGGCTCCATTCCAAGCTATATCTCTTCAATGAAGACGATGGACCCGCAGCTATAGTGGGTTCGTCCAACCTAACAAGCGCAGGGTTGTCTAAAAACAAAGAATTAAACCTCATGCTTCGAGACGTTGAGACCATAAAAGAACTTGACAGATGGTTCGAGGAACTCTGGGAGGAAAGCGAGGATATACAAGAAGAAATCCTGGAATTAATAGAAGCAGGAAGGCGGATAGGTCTAAACTTTGGAAAGTTCGTGACCCCCAAACAGCTATTCAAGATTCTTGTATGGAAATGGTTTGATGGCATGATAGAACCCGTGGAGAAAAAGGAAGTCTTAGCTGAATTCCAACTAATAGGTGTAATAAACGCCATCAGGATTATTTCCGAATTTAATGGAGTCATAATAGCCGATTCTGTAGGTTTGGGAAAAAGCTTTATTGGAGCAACTATCATCGAAGAATATCTGAGAGGCAAACTTCCCAATTGGGATCCAAACCGCTTTGGAATTAAAAAGGAAAGAAAAGCCTTGTTGATATTACCACCCTCCCTCATCCCCCAGTGGGAGTATCTCTTTACTAGTGGAGAATACTTTTTCTCTAGAAGCGAGGGATTTTATCTAAAGCACATACCCTCTGATTCAGCCAGATTTCAGAGGTATATTATATTTCACAAAACGAAGGGAGAATTGGGAGAAATAGCCTTTCTGTCAATGGACAAATTCAGCACGTATTCTCAAGAAGAGATTATAAGCATGGGGCTCAACTACGACTATGATCTTATCCTGATAGATGAAGCCCATCGGTTGAGAAACCGTGCCACCAAGCGCTGGAAAAACGCTCGGATGTTGCGATTTAAAGACAAGTCTATCCCATATCAAAACAAGTTCATACTGCTCACTGCGACACCATTAAACAATACAATCTGGGACATATATAACCTAATAAAAGTGTTTTCTGACGACTTTTTCTCAGCATTCAAATCGAAAGGAATCGATATTACGCAGCTATTCATGGAATTCCGTGAAGCCAAGAAAAAATGGAAAGAAGACCCACTGAAATATGAAGCTCAATTACAAAGAATTGCCCAAAAGATAAAAGAAGAAGTCCTAGACAACACAATGATCCTTAGGACAAGGAAATACATTCTACAGACGTTTGGAAAAGATGGAAAGATAAAAATCGGTGAGAGAAAGCTGATTTTCCAAGATCCAAAACCAGAGAGAGTAACATACAAAGAGATATCAGGTGGTCCGTACAAGAGGTATTGGGAATTCATTAGAGTGCTCCCAGAATATTTTGAGAAACTTGAATTCGAGTACGTCAATCTTTATACCAGCGGATACATAGTCCTTGGGAGCACTCCTGAGGAAACTACCCCTGCACAAGCAGAGGAGGAGTTCATCAAGGTATCCCTATCATCAATATTAAAGCTCTTGCTGGCAAAAAGAATAGAGAGCAGCATTTTCGCTTTTGAGAGAACTCTGAACAAGATGTATGACAAGAATCGCTCTATTTACACTACTCTCAAAAGATATATTCCCAAATTAAAGGTCGCCAAAACTAATCGTGTAGAGTTTGATAGGTACGTTCTATCCCTTGGTGAAGAACTCCTCAGTGTGCTCGGAAAGAAAGATGTGGAGTCATCTCTACTAGGGGAGCTTGGAGGAGAGGCCGAAACATACAACACAAAACTCATGATACTATCAAAATTTATAGAAAAGGGTGTCCAAATTCAGCTTCCAGAGTTCAAAACCACTGAGGAACTTCTTCATTACATTCACAAAAAGCATTTAGAACAGGCCCTTATTATGGGGATAACCACGGTATCCACTAAGATAAAGTCAGATATAACTGTGATGGGGGATATCCTCTCAAAGCTCGAGGAGGTTAAGGTAAGAAAGGCTAGTTCAAACGAGCCAGAGGAATTAGGATATCTAACTGACGAAACAGAGAAGGTCCCAATATACAGTTATTACGATCCAAAACTTGAACGCCTTAAAGAAATAATTAAGACCGAATTCCTGAGAAGGAAGTACATAATCTTCACCCAGTACAAGGACACTGCAAAGTATCTTCACGCCGCCCTAAAACAATGGATACCCCATCAGGCAGTTTTACAGTACCTGATACAAGAAGGTAACAAACTAAAAATCGGTTTAGTCACCGGGGAACTAGATGTCGAGCAGAAGGAGCACATAATAAAACGCTTCGCCCCAATTGCAAACAATAGCAGGGATGTTGCTGAAAAATATGGGGAGATAGAAATCCTGATCTCCACTGATTCCCTCAGCGAGGGGGTAAACCTACAAGACGCTGATGCTGTCATTAACTATGACCTCCCATGGAATCCAATGATAATCGTTCAAAGAGTAGGAAGAGTCAGTCGCATTGGCAATGAAAAAGAAGTCATAGTGAAAAACTTCTTCCCTGCTGAGGAGATAGAGATAACCCTCGGCGTCCTTTCCAAGTTGAAGGAAAAGATAAAGGACATAACGATACTTGTGGGAAAAGAGTTCCAGATATTAAGCTCGGATGAAGATGTAAGCCTAGAAACTTTTGGAGAGAAATTGAAGAGCTTAGCCGAACTTAGCCTGAGTCAACTGGAAGAGACGTCTCAGTCAGAGGAATTCAAGTTGATAAAAGGAGGCATGCCCAAGGATGTAGTTGAGGAGTTTGAACTGCTGGATTACATTCAGAACGAATTGGGGCTTACTAAAAAGGATTTCGAGGAAATAAAAGACCTTCTTCACTTCAATCGTCCATTGTATACATTTTTGAATACCAAGAAACTGTTCGGGGTTGTTGAGATACATCAAGGGAAAAGGGTAACCGGGAAAAAAGTTCTAGTCGTAGATGAAAAGGGAGTGTCAGAAATGGGGTGTACTGCACTAAAACAATTGTGGCATGAACCCGGCACCCTTAAACCCCCTAACTTGTTAACCCTTGAAGAGCAGTTGAACGCACTCCATAGATACTCTAAGAACACCCTACTCGCCAGGCATTCAAAAGGATCCCCACTCAAAGGATTTATCGCGGAGATTTACAGAACCCTTGAACAACACACCGTCCAAGCAATATTGACAAAAGATGTGACTCCTGAGAGAATTAAGCTAGCCAAAACGTATCTTTCAATGGCCGAACTGTCCACATCAGAGATTAAAGAACTAAAGGAGCACCTGCTAAGAACTGGGGGGCTCAAAACAAGGGGCAAAAAACTCGTCCTGGCGGATTTTCCCAAACTTGTGAATGGAATCATAGAGTATTTTGACCGTTTCCACTCAAATATTACTGACAAAAATGTTTCATACAAGTTAATTGGGTGGTGGACATGA
- the cobO gene encoding cob(I)yrinic acid a,c-diamide adenosyltransferase, with amino-acid sequence MPWKDKLGLVHIYTGNGKGKTTAAFGLAVRMLGSGGRVIILQFMKAPDVYGEQKKIAECGAVIESFGLPKFVHGEPEPDDIEAAKRALERAKEVVSSGEWDLVILDEICVALGFKMLDVEEVKALIRSKAPHTELVLTGRYCPEELFELADYVTEMREVKHPYQRGILARRGVEF; translated from the coding sequence ATGCCCTGGAAAGACAAGCTCGGTCTTGTTCACATCTACACCGGCAACGGGAAGGGAAAGACAACTGCCGCCTTCGGCCTGGCCGTTAGGATGCTCGGCTCCGGCGGGAGGGTGATAATCCTCCAGTTCATGAAGGCGCCGGACGTTTACGGCGAGCAGAAGAAGATAGCGGAGTGCGGCGCGGTCATAGAGTCCTTCGGCCTGCCCAAGTTCGTCCACGGGGAGCCCGAGCCCGACGACATAGAAGCTGCAAAGAGAGCGCTGGAGCGCGCGAAGGAGGTCGTCTCGAGCGGTGAATGGGACCTTGTAATCCTCGACGAAATCTGCGTTGCCCTCGGCTTCAAAATGCTCGACGTTGAGGAGGTCAAGGCGCTCATCAGGAGCAAAGCCCCGCACACCGAACTCGTCCTGACCGGCCGTTACTGCCCGGAGGAGCTTTTCGAGCTGGCCGACTACGTAACGGAGATGAGGGAGGTTAAGCATCCCTACCAGAGGGGGATTCTCGCGAGGAGGGGCGTTGAGTTCTGA
- a CDS encoding UPF0147 family protein, protein MSELIGQIVQVLKEQVVQDTVVPRNIRRAAEQAIEALLDESKEPAVRAADAIAILEEISEDPNMPMHTRTIIWEVLGALEQVK, encoded by the coding sequence ATGAGCGAGCTCATCGGCCAGATCGTGCAGGTTCTCAAGGAGCAGGTCGTTCAGGATACCGTTGTTCCCCGGAACATAAGGCGCGCCGCCGAGCAGGCCATCGAGGCCCTCCTGGACGAGAGCAAGGAGCCGGCCGTTAGGGCCGCCGATGCCATAGCGATCCTCGAGGAGATAAGCGAGGACCCGAACATGCCGATGCACACGAGGACGATCATCTGGGAAGTCCTCGGTGCCCTTGAGCAGGTCAAGTGA
- a CDS encoding aldolase, translated as MSRTIKTQLVKYSRLAHERGLTAAFGGNLSIRRGNLVFIKATGAVMDDMTAEQVAVIDMSGRQVSGVRPSSEYRLHLAVYRTRPDVRAIAHLHPPYSIAASTLVEGELPIITPEAEIYLKRIPIAPFRPAGTEELAEVTSEALQDSDAAIMARHGIVTVGKTLREAFYKAELVEESAKLWYMGRKV; from the coding sequence ATGAGCCGGACAATCAAAACCCAGCTGGTGAAGTACTCCAGGCTGGCCCACGAGAGGGGACTCACGGCCGCCTTCGGCGGAAACCTGAGCATCAGGAGGGGAAACCTCGTGTTCATCAAGGCCACCGGAGCCGTCATGGACGACATGACAGCAGAGCAGGTCGCCGTAATCGACATGAGCGGAAGGCAGGTCTCCGGGGTGAGGCCGTCGTCGGAGTACAGGCTCCACCTCGCTGTTTACAGAACGAGGCCCGACGTCAGAGCAATAGCCCATCTGCACCCGCCGTACTCCATCGCCGCCTCGACGCTGGTGGAGGGTGAGCTGCCGATAATAACCCCCGAGGCCGAGATTTACCTGAAGAGAATCCCGATAGCACCTTTCAGGCCCGCCGGGACGGAAGAGCTGGCGGAGGTCACCTCGGAGGCCCTCCAGGACTCGGACGCGGCGATAATGGCCAGGCACGGCATAGTGACCGTGGGGAAGACCCTAAGGGAGGCGTTCTACAAGGCCGAACTCGTTGAGGAGAGCGCGAAGCTCTGGTACATGGGCAGAAAAGTGTGA
- a CDS encoding type II toxin-antitoxin system HicA family toxin: MSKLPVVSGEKLIKLLKRLGYTVVRQRGSHVRLEKRTPLGTHKITVPYHEEIAKGTLNDILNKVSLWNGIPREELIEILKKL, translated from the coding sequence TTGAGCAAACTGCCAGTGGTTAGCGGAGAGAAGTTGATAAAACTTCTCAAAAGGCTTGGATATACCGTTGTAAGACAGCGTGGAAGCCACGTCAGACTTGAGAAAAGAACTCCGCTGGGAACACATAAGATAACGGTTCCGTATCATGAGGAAATAGCCAAGGGAACCCTCAACGACATCCTCAACAAAGTTTCTCTCTGGAACGGAATTCCCCGTGAGGAATTGATTGAAATTCTCAAAAAGCTTTGA
- a CDS encoding HicB family protein, protein MIVKFDVYFDGEYWCAKGINEDIFTQGKTLDELMENLQEAVELHFEEDIERGEKIIVMTLSEFEVSRVEQTASG, encoded by the coding sequence ATGATAGTAAAGTTTGACGTGTATTTCGATGGGGAGTACTGGTGTGCCAAGGGGATTAACGAGGACATTTTCACTCAGGGGAAAACCCTAGATGAGCTGATGGAGAACCTCCAGGAGGCTGTAGAGCTTCATTTCGAGGAGGATATCGAGAGAGGGGAGAAGATAATTGTCATGACACTCTCGGAGTTTGAGGTGTCCAGAGTTGAGCAAACTGCCAGTGGTTAG
- a CDS encoding membrane protein, with protein sequence MKLYEPVTLAMPLAKRIGELILEKGRLPEGDEIREVMREFGLEESCLDRGMAVYRTKFLVTLAFPRGENVVIDVISSSGELSDALEVIAYRDRELGAFVVEILPANDLEYEGNIGIEPIIIDEKTLEPESNPVLGHFEEDKEGLFLVIDRETYERWKSEGDPHTCPICGGELAWKGEKAYCRDCGYGVRVKG encoded by the coding sequence ATGAAGCTGTACGAACCGGTCACGCTCGCGATGCCCCTCGCGAAGAGGATCGGCGAGCTTATACTGGAGAAGGGCCGTCTTCCAGAGGGAGACGAAATCAGGGAGGTCATGAGGGAGTTCGGCCTCGAGGAGAGCTGCCTCGACAGGGGGATGGCTGTATACAGGACAAAGTTCCTGGTCACCCTCGCGTTCCCGCGCGGAGAGAACGTCGTCATCGATGTCATATCATCCAGTGGGGAGCTGAGCGACGCCCTCGAGGTCATAGCGTACAGGGACAGGGAGCTGGGTGCCTTCGTCGTGGAGATACTGCCCGCCAACGACCTCGAGTACGAGGGCAACATCGGGATAGAACCGATAATCATAGACGAGAAGACCCTCGAGCCGGAGAGCAACCCCGTTCTCGGTCACTTCGAGGAGGATAAGGAGGGGCTCTTCCTCGTCATAGACCGCGAGACCTACGAGCGCTGGAAGAGCGAGGGCGACCCCCACACCTGCCCGATATGCGGCGGAGAGCTCGCCTGGAAGGGGGAGAAAGCCTACTGCCGGGACTGCGGCTACGGAGTGAGGGTAAAAGGTTAA
- a CDS encoding Tfx family DNA-binding protein: MGKGSFLTEQQIKILRLRARGLKQSEIAEMLGTSRANISILERRALDKIEKARNTLLIWEQINSKISVDVRKGEDIFNVPERLFLKADELKVKVPYSTAEIIAFLVEHAPISDRIAKRDFPLFLDAKDRLRISECLLEDFDKVGKQE, encoded by the coding sequence ATGGGGAAGGGGAGCTTTCTAACCGAGCAGCAGATTAAAATTCTCAGGCTCCGCGCCAGGGGCCTCAAACAGAGCGAGATAGCCGAGATGCTCGGAACGAGCCGGGCCAACATAAGCATCCTTGAGAGGCGCGCCCTTGACAAGATCGAGAAGGCCAGAAACACCCTCCTGATCTGGGAGCAGATAAACTCCAAGATAAGCGTCGACGTGAGGAAGGGGGAGGACATCTTCAACGTCCCGGAGAGGCTCTTCCTGAAGGCCGACGAGCTGAAGGTAAAGGTGCCGTACAGCACGGCGGAGATAATCGCCTTCCTCGTGGAGCACGCCCCGATAAGCGACAGGATAGCGAAGCGCGACTTCCCGCTCTTCCTTGACGCCAAGGACAGGCTCAGGATAAGCGAGTGCCTACTTGAGGACTTCGATAAGGTAGGGAAGCAGGAGTGA
- a CDS encoding CidB/LrgB family autolysis modulator: protein MNPLGITLTLVIFYLFSELHSRKRAFYTNPVLLSIITIAAVLKWFGIPYGSYMDSAVILKFILGPAVVSLAVPVYKGRETIKAYAREIALGVAVGGTVAILSAFYIAKLLGGSEEVLLSIAPKSVTTAIAIGISEKIGGIPALTAVLVILTGLLGNAFAPELLGLIKVRDRIARGLATGVSSHGLGTARIILDDELAGAVSGLAMALNGVFTSLLLPYLIEVLK, encoded by the coding sequence ATGAACCCGCTCGGGATAACTCTCACCCTCGTTATCTTCTACCTGTTCTCGGAGCTCCACTCCAGAAAGAGAGCTTTCTACACGAACCCGGTTCTCCTATCCATAATCACGATAGCGGCGGTTCTCAAGTGGTTCGGAATCCCCTACGGGAGCTACATGGATAGCGCGGTTATACTCAAGTTCATTCTCGGGCCGGCGGTGGTGAGCCTGGCCGTTCCGGTTTACAAGGGCAGGGAGACCATAAAGGCCTACGCGAGGGAGATAGCGCTCGGAGTAGCCGTCGGTGGGACGGTTGCAATCCTGAGCGCGTTCTACATCGCCAAACTCCTGGGCGGTAGCGAGGAAGTTCTCCTGAGCATAGCCCCGAAGAGCGTTACCACCGCCATAGCGATCGGCATAAGCGAGAAGATAGGCGGCATTCCAGCCTTAACCGCGGTTCTCGTGATACTCACGGGGCTCCTCGGCAACGCCTTCGCCCCGGAGCTGCTCGGCCTTATCAAGGTTAGGGACAGAATAGCCAGAGGTTTGGCGACGGGTGTGAGCTCCCACGGCCTCGGAACCGCGAGGATAATACTGGACGATGAGCTCGCGGGGGCGGTGAGCGGTTTGGCAATGGCCCTGAACGGCGTCTTCACGTCACTCCTGCTTCCCTACCTTATCGAAGTCCTCAAGTAG
- a CDS encoding CidA/LrgA family protein, which produces MRPYRGLAIIFGFYALGEFTSFALNLTIPGSVLGMLFLLGSLLAGLIKLEWVEGEAELFVRNMSVMFIPPGVGIVTYLGLIKSQVIPIFVALVLSFLITLVVTAKTVEFLRRGEE; this is translated from the coding sequence ATGAGGCCCTACCGCGGACTGGCGATAATATTCGGCTTCTACGCGCTGGGTGAATTCACGAGCTTTGCCCTCAACCTGACGATTCCGGGGAGCGTTCTGGGAATGCTCTTTCTCCTGGGTTCCCTGCTCGCGGGCCTCATCAAACTGGAGTGGGTGGAGGGCGAGGCCGAGCTGTTCGTCAGGAACATGAGCGTCATGTTCATCCCTCCCGGCGTCGGGATAGTGACCTACCTCGGCCTGATAAAGAGCCAGGTGATACCGATATTCGTCGCCCTGGTTCTGAGCTTCCTGATTACGCTTGTCGTAACGGCGAAGACCGTCGAGTTCCTCAGGAGGGGTGAGGAATGA